The Ananas comosus cultivar F153 linkage group 2, ASM154086v1, whole genome shotgun sequence genome contains a region encoding:
- the LOC109724501 gene encoding zinc-finger homeodomain protein 2-like, with protein sequence MEFEEHDEAEEEEEEEEEEEEEEEEEEEEEEEEEEEGEMEVAAAGSSYEGPSGAGNSRREDQGGGAASGRGGGGAEGGPGGSSIIINRKMTGAGGGGGRYRECLKNHAVGIGGHAVDGCGEFMAAGEEGTLDALRCAACSCHRNFHRKESPDSAAAITDAALPTAAAAALQYQYHHHQQFSPYYRTPAGYLHQPPPHLQISASAAGQQHRAPPPPPALALPSTSGGGREEGEDVSNPAMMMMMMMGGGGAGAGAGAASGSGGGASGKKRFRTKFTQEQKDKMLAFAERVGWRLQKHDEAAVQQFCTDACIKRHVLKVWMHNNKHTLGKKP encoded by the coding sequence ATGGAGTTCGAGGAGCACGACGAggcggaggaagaagaagaagaagaggaggaggaagaagaagaagaagaagaagaggaggaggaggaggaggaggaagaagaagagggggagATGGAGGTGGCCGCGGCGGGGTCGAGCTACGAGGGCCCGAGCGGGGCGGGGAATTCGCGGAGAGAAGATCAGGGCGGAGGAGCGGCGTCGGGGAGGGGCGGTGGGGGAGCGGAGGGGGGTCCGGGGGGGTCGAGTATTATTATTAACCGGAAGATGACGGGCGCAGGGGGTGGGGGAGGGAGGTATCGGGAGTGCTTGAAGAACCACGCGGTGGGGATCGGGGGCCACGCGGTGGACGGGTGCGGGGAGTTCAtggcggcgggggaggagggCACGCTCGACGCCCTCCGCTGCGCGGCCTGCAGCTGCCACCGCAACTTCCACCGCAAGGAGTCCCCcgactccgccgccgccatcaCCGACGCCGCACTGCCGacggccgctgccgccgccttaCAGTACCagtaccaccaccaccaacagTTCTCGCCCTACTACCGCACCCCGGCCGGCTACCTCCACCAGCCGCCTCCGCACCTGCAgatctccgcctccgccgccgggcAGCAGCACCGCgcgccccctcctccgccggcGCTGGCGCTGCCGTCGACGTCTGGCGGCGGcagggaggagggggaggacgTGTCGAACCcggcgatgatgatgatgatgatgatgggggGCGGGGGAGCGGgggcgggtgcgggtgcggcgTCGGGTTCGGGCGGGGGGGCGTCCGGGAAGAAGAGGTTCCGGACCAAGTTCACGCAGGAGCAGAAGGACAAGATGCTGGCGTTCGCCGAGCGGGTCGGATGGCGGCTGCAGAAGCACGACGAGGCGGCCGTGCAGCAGTTCTGCACCGACGCCTGCATCAAGCGCCACGTCCTCAAGGTCTGGATGCACAACAACAAGCACACCCTCGGTAAGAAACCCTAA